From a region of the Chthonomonas sp. genome:
- a CDS encoding competence/damage-inducible protein A, translating into MTAEIVSVGTELLLGQIVDSNAAILGELFAELGIRHVRRQTVGDNVERLVEALRLALSRAEIVITIGGLGPTQDDITRDGIAAVLDSPLIVDPAEEANLRDLFETMKRAWVPSQIRQAMRPECAAFIPNPFGTAPGLDCRKDGKVILAMPGPRNEFLPMARGVVHETLMGLGFQGVIHSRTLRVAGIGEAAAEQLLGDLIRTENPTIAPYAKTAEVHFRVTARAATKAEAEALIVPYLEQVRKVLGPCVYGEDDESLESVVLRLMRQRGMKLAVAESCTGGGLGARVTSVSGASDVFLGGVISYDNAVKTQLLRVPEALLQEHGAVSEQCAAAMADGVCKLLGADVGVSITGVAGPLGGTPEKPVGMVFVGISGSRGTSVHELKLRGSREDIRVRASQAALYDLYRHLS; encoded by the coding sequence GTGACTGCGGAGATCGTGAGTGTCGGAACTGAATTGCTGCTGGGCCAGATCGTGGACTCGAACGCGGCGATCCTGGGCGAACTCTTCGCAGAACTGGGCATCCGACACGTCCGGCGGCAAACGGTGGGCGACAACGTTGAGCGGCTGGTGGAGGCTCTGCGACTCGCTCTCAGTCGGGCCGAAATCGTGATCACGATCGGCGGGTTGGGGCCAACCCAGGACGATATCACGCGCGACGGCATCGCGGCCGTACTCGATAGTCCGCTCATCGTGGATCCCGCGGAAGAAGCAAACTTGCGGGATCTCTTCGAGACCATGAAGCGAGCGTGGGTGCCATCCCAGATTCGGCAAGCGATGCGACCCGAGTGCGCGGCGTTCATCCCGAATCCGTTTGGCACTGCGCCTGGTCTGGATTGCCGCAAGGATGGCAAAGTGATCCTCGCGATGCCCGGACCTCGCAATGAGTTCCTGCCGATGGCGCGAGGGGTCGTTCACGAAACGCTCATGGGGCTGGGCTTTCAGGGCGTTATCCACTCCCGCACACTCCGCGTAGCGGGCATCGGCGAGGCCGCAGCGGAGCAACTGCTCGGTGATCTGATCCGAACCGAGAACCCGACGATCGCCCCATACGCCAAGACCGCTGAGGTCCACTTCCGGGTGACGGCGCGGGCGGCCACCAAGGCGGAGGCTGAGGCCCTGATCGTTCCTTACCTGGAGCAGGTGAGAAAGGTACTCGGCCCCTGCGTCTACGGCGAGGATGACGAGTCGTTAGAGTCGGTGGTGCTTCGCCTCATGAGGCAGCGGGGGATGAAGCTGGCGGTGGCCGAGAGCTGCACGGGCGGCGGACTGGGAGCGCGGGTTACGTCGGTTTCAGGCGCATCAGACGTGTTCTTGGGCGGAGTGATCTCCTATGACAACGCCGTGAAGACTCAGTTGCTGCGCGTTCCGGAAGCCTTGCTGCAGGAGCATGGTGCGGTCAGCGAGCAGTGCGCGGCCGCCATGGCCGACGGGGTCTGCAAGCTACTCGGAGCTGACGTTGGCGTAAGCATTACTGGCGTCGCGGGACCCCTCGGGGGAACCCCGGAAAAGCCCGTCGGCATGGTCTTTGTCGGAATCAGTGGTTCGCGGGGAACTTCGGTGCACGAGCTGAAGCTGAGAGGGTCGCGCGAGGACATCCGCGTGCGCGCCAGTCAAGCGGCACTGTATGATCTGTACAGGCACCTCAGTTGA
- a CDS encoding ABC transporter ATP-binding protein, translated as MDLLLEAVSAGYGPVPVMAEVSLTIPAGQVTVLLGPNGCGKTTLLKSVTGTARLLSGSIRLGVEDLSALGVRARAQRVSYVPQSESPTAEYTVGETVLMGRMPWAVGFRETAEDLRAAEEAMARTECLAWNERLVGSLSAGEMQRVWIARSLAQATPVLLMDEPTSNADLGHTMDIGEMVRTLAQEGKTVLIATHDLNWAARYADRVVALRSGAVVGECAPDGIRPLAEQVFAVRIDSAVAPSGAVVFAPRERL; from the coding sequence ATGGACCTTCTCCTCGAAGCCGTTTCGGCTGGATATGGTCCCGTCCCGGTCATGGCGGAAGTCTCATTGACCATCCCCGCCGGGCAGGTCACGGTGCTGCTGGGGCCGAATGGGTGTGGCAAGACGACGCTGCTGAAATCGGTGACCGGGACCGCCAGACTCCTGAGCGGGAGCATCCGGCTTGGGGTAGAAGACTTGTCTGCGCTGGGAGTTCGTGCGCGGGCGCAGCGAGTGAGTTACGTCCCGCAATCGGAGTCGCCGACCGCCGAGTACACCGTTGGCGAGACGGTTCTGATGGGGCGGATGCCTTGGGCAGTGGGTTTTCGCGAGACGGCTGAGGACCTTCGCGCTGCTGAAGAGGCGATGGCTCGTACCGAGTGCCTCGCATGGAACGAGAGGCTCGTCGGATCGCTCAGCGCTGGTGAGATGCAGCGCGTGTGGATCGCTCGGTCTCTGGCACAGGCGACCCCTGTGCTGCTCATGGACGAACCGACCTCGAACGCGGACCTCGGGCACACCATGGACATCGGTGAGATGGTGCGTACGTTGGCGCAAGAAGGGAAGACGGTACTCATTGCGACGCACGATCTGAATTGGGCGGCGCGGTACGCAGACCGGGTGGTGGCGCTGCGATCGGGCGCGGTCGTCGGCGAGTGTGCTCCAGACGGAATTCGGCCGCTCGCGGAGCAGGTTTTCGCAGTGCGGATCGACTCGGCGGTTGCGCCTTCGGGCGCGGTCGTCTTCGCCCCGCGCGAACGGCTATAA
- a CDS encoding aldo/keto reductase, which yields MRKVALGNSDIQVSRLAYGCMRISTLWDPKQVTADHREKGKKALFAALDCGYTLFDHADIYARGVCEEIFGEALRESAELRSAAVIATKCGIRFAQTPRAIDVGRYDFSAPHILESCDLSLKRLGVERIDLYQLHRPDLLMDPDEVMEAITQLHRAGKIRTFGVSNFKPSTLALLGDLADHIPFVVHQIEVSLVHREPLFDGTLDQCLALGLTPLAWGPLGGGRMDNRGNETLAKLMDELAQEHSVTPEVIAIAWLLRHPSNSVPLIGSTNPDHIRDATTALDVDLSREDWYRLLVAAQGQAMP from the coding sequence ATGCGAAAAGTCGCGCTCGGTAACTCCGACATCCAAGTCTCTCGTCTCGCTTACGGATGCATGCGCATCTCTACGCTGTGGGACCCAAAACAGGTCACTGCCGACCACCGCGAGAAGGGCAAGAAAGCGCTCTTCGCCGCGTTGGACTGCGGCTACACCCTCTTCGATCACGCAGACATCTACGCCCGAGGCGTTTGCGAGGAGATTTTCGGCGAAGCTCTTCGGGAGTCGGCCGAGCTTAGGTCTGCAGCCGTTATCGCCACCAAGTGCGGCATACGGTTTGCCCAGACTCCCCGCGCGATCGACGTGGGTCGCTACGACTTCTCTGCCCCGCACATCCTGGAGTCTTGCGATCTCAGTCTGAAGCGACTCGGGGTTGAGCGCATCGACCTCTACCAGCTCCATCGCCCGGACCTCCTGATGGATCCCGACGAGGTGATGGAAGCCATTACCCAGCTGCACCGAGCGGGAAAGATCCGCACCTTCGGTGTGAGCAATTTCAAACCGAGCACGCTCGCTCTCCTGGGCGACCTAGCTGATCACATCCCGTTCGTCGTGCACCAGATCGAAGTGAGCCTGGTCCATCGCGAACCGCTCTTCGATGGCACCCTTGACCAGTGTCTGGCACTCGGGTTAACGCCTCTTGCTTGGGGACCACTCGGCGGAGGACGCATGGACAATCGGGGCAATGAAACCCTCGCGAAGCTCATGGATGAGCTCGCGCAGGAGCACTCGGTCACGCCGGAAGTCATTGCCATCGCCTGGCTCTTGCGCCACCCCAGCAACAGCGTCCCCCTCATCGGCTCAACCAACCCCGACCATATCCGCGATGCAACGACTGCGCTTGATGTGGACCTGAGCCGCGAGGACTGGTATCGCCTCCTGGTTGCTGCCCAGGGCCAGGCGATGCCGTGA
- a CDS encoding sigma-70 family RNA polymerase sigma factor, which yields MSTEWMDHEEVVPSYLSRLTQVPLLTADEELTLTRAAQQGDLGAKQRLVEANMRLVINIAKSYRSRSIALEDLIQEGAIGLIHAVERFDPEKGFRFSTYATHWIRQSIGRALDNKSKAIRLPAHVSQSLRRIERERTRLVRELGHEPTMEQIALAIGISPNKLTTLIQSSQDMLSLDMRVGDGENTTLGNLLRDKSEGDPEDKVLSDEMIGELRGIMGELSERERRVMSCRLRINGSEEPLLRDELARELQISRERIRQIEIQAIKKLRAVAQRRRLKDLLNS from the coding sequence TTGAGCACGGAGTGGATGGACCACGAAGAGGTAGTACCAAGTTACTTAAGTCGGCTGACGCAGGTTCCCCTGCTAACGGCAGATGAAGAGCTGACTCTCACGAGAGCCGCCCAGCAGGGCGACTTGGGAGCGAAGCAGCGTCTGGTCGAAGCCAACATGCGCTTGGTGATCAACATTGCCAAGTCGTATCGAAGTCGTTCGATTGCCCTCGAAGATTTGATCCAGGAAGGTGCGATCGGGCTCATTCATGCAGTAGAACGCTTTGACCCCGAAAAAGGTTTCCGCTTCTCGACCTACGCCACGCACTGGATTCGCCAGTCGATCGGCCGGGCACTGGACAATAAATCGAAGGCGATCCGCCTCCCCGCCCACGTATCTCAGTCACTGCGACGCATTGAACGAGAGCGTACGCGATTGGTCCGCGAACTGGGGCACGAGCCAACGATGGAGCAGATTGCACTTGCGATCGGCATCTCCCCGAACAAGCTCACCACCTTGATCCAATCGTCCCAAGACATGCTGTCGCTGGACATGCGCGTCGGCGATGGCGAGAACACCACTTTGGGCAATCTGCTCCGTGATAAAAGTGAGGGCGACCCGGAAGACAAGGTTCTCAGCGACGAGATGATCGGCGAACTCCGCGGAATCATGGGCGAACTCAGCGAGCGCGAGCGGCGCGTGATGAGTTGCCGACTGCGAATCAACGGCTCCGAAGAGCCGCTCTTGCGCGACGAGCTTGCCCGCGAGCTTCAGATTTCCCGCGAGCGTATCCGCCAGATCGAGATTCAGGCGATCAAGAAGCTTCGCGCCGTGGCCCAACGGCGCCGTCTAAAGGACCTCCTCAACTCCTAA
- a CDS encoding Gfo/Idh/MocA family oxidoreductase, with product MEEKLRWAILGTGAIAKKFAEGLAMGQSGELVAVGSRSMDTATAFSSEFGGDAVEGYAAVLDRSDVDIVYISLPHHLHAEWTQKAAQAGKHILCEKPFTLTLAEARASLEAVKAADVFFMEAFMYRCHPQMITLRELLNEGVIGKPIMAHAEFGGVTGRPGHHFRIDGSLGGGALMDVGCYTVSMLRWIAGEEPNKIAYAANMGDGDYDRDGVGQLIFPSGFRATFGCSIHCRLENVLRVYGEKAILTVTSPWFCNGGIYVQLDGQAPEPIKFKTVPHLWGHQADLVRAYLPKRQAPTMTWQDTLGNARTLDGLARSAGLKFVP from the coding sequence ATGGAAGAGAAGCTGCGTTGGGCGATTCTCGGCACCGGGGCGATCGCGAAGAAGTTTGCCGAAGGGCTTGCGATGGGGCAATCGGGCGAGTTAGTCGCGGTCGGCTCCCGCAGCATGGACACGGCCACGGCATTCAGCAGCGAATTCGGTGGCGATGCCGTCGAGGGTTACGCCGCGGTCTTGGACCGCTCCGACGTGGACATCGTCTACATCTCGCTGCCGCACCATCTGCACGCCGAGTGGACCCAAAAGGCAGCGCAAGCAGGCAAGCACATCCTGTGCGAGAAGCCTTTCACCTTGACTCTGGCTGAAGCTCGCGCGAGCCTGGAGGCCGTCAAAGCGGCGGACGTTTTCTTCATGGAAGCGTTTATGTACCGCTGCCACCCGCAGATGATTACACTGCGGGAGTTGTTGAACGAGGGGGTCATCGGCAAGCCGATCATGGCGCATGCCGAGTTTGGCGGCGTTACCGGTCGTCCCGGGCATCACTTCAGGATCGACGGCTCGCTGGGAGGCGGGGCGCTCATGGATGTCGGGTGCTATACGGTGAGCATGCTCCGGTGGATAGCGGGCGAAGAGCCCAACAAGATCGCCTACGCCGCGAACATGGGTGACGGTGACTACGATCGGGACGGCGTCGGTCAGTTGATTTTCCCCAGCGGCTTTCGCGCCACGTTTGGTTGCTCGATCCACTGTCGGCTGGAGAATGTGCTCCGGGTGTACGGAGAGAAGGCGATCTTAACCGTCACGTCTCCATGGTTCTGCAATGGCGGGATCTACGTACAGCTCGATGGGCAGGCACCAGAGCCGATCAAGTTCAAGACCGTGCCGCATTTGTGGGGACACCAAGCCGATCTCGTCCGCGCATACCTCCCGAAGCGTCAGGCTCCGACGATGACTTGGCAGGACACCCTCGGAAATGCGCGCACGCTGGACGGTCTGGCCCGGAGCGCTGGACTCAAGTTTGTCCCGTAA
- a CDS encoding creatininase family protein, with protein MTWKEVQALGREEVVLIPTGSVEQHGSHLPVFTDSMLATAVAEAVEAALPEHVLLTPTHWLGASAHHLGFAGTLTAGFADYMTALHQVVDSLKRHGFWKFFIVNAHGGNSEPNGIVCRQVKHEDPKILIGHANYYTYAAETIRTQLEGPFKEIRHACEAETSLMLHLFPSHVRSDLLRDDGLTPDPPVRGMSHPFNEITQEGSLGFATLASAAKGKAIFEAARDGLVTDMRALSEGYVLRSVVP; from the coding sequence ATGACCTGGAAAGAGGTCCAAGCCCTTGGTCGAGAAGAGGTCGTCCTGATCCCCACGGGTTCGGTTGAACAGCACGGAAGCCATTTGCCGGTTTTCACCGATTCTATGCTTGCGACCGCGGTCGCCGAGGCCGTTGAGGCTGCGCTCCCCGAACACGTTCTACTGACACCGACCCATTGGCTCGGGGCGTCGGCCCACCATTTGGGTTTCGCGGGCACCCTCACAGCCGGATTCGCGGATTACATGACCGCGTTGCACCAGGTGGTGGACAGCTTGAAGCGGCACGGGTTTTGGAAGTTTTTCATCGTCAACGCCCACGGCGGCAACTCCGAGCCCAACGGCATCGTCTGCCGACAGGTCAAACACGAAGACCCCAAGATCCTGATCGGCCATGCAAACTACTACACGTACGCTGCTGAAACGATCCGAACTCAACTCGAGGGTCCTTTTAAGGAGATTCGTCACGCCTGCGAGGCGGAGACGAGCTTGATGCTGCACTTGTTCCCATCGCACGTCCGTAGCGATCTTCTTCGCGATGATGGCTTGACCCCCGATCCGCCCGTTCGCGGCATGTCCCACCCGTTTAACGAGATCACACAGGAGGGCTCGCTTGGATTTGCGACTTTGGCGTCAGCCGCGAAGGGGAAGGCAATTTTTGAGGCCGCGCGCGATGGCCTAGTGACCGACATGAGAGCCCTGTCCGAAGGGTACGTCCTCCGTTCGGTGGTGCCGTAG
- a CDS encoding ABC transporter ATP-binding protein, whose amino-acid sequence MFTWLVNRLDPRIAREILSEKQSVIRGLLCSAAVAGLGGALALFIKLVVDAVSNKQPSQLVALSGLVIALFTIKYAFARAQAYYLNYASNRITTNLRVRLFEKLQRLPLSYFHEKRTGSLQSILSNDINVYSNAVTTLRDSIDGPIKIVSGLATAAVMQPKLAAVGLTVLPVLAFVIQRNARKMRTAQANVQDDLSNLSAMSFETLTGTRIIKAFGAEATVQERFGGLVEKSFESQMVAARRVATLKPMVELIGSVGIALVVLVCAWLLNRGELQVGDLAAFLFALDYMNQGFRNLGSLKQTTSQISAAADRIYAEVLNVPEPEPDTLGTRTFPEFQGRIEFRGVSFAYPDATEALKNVSFTIEPGRSLALVGPSGAGKSTIADLLLRFYEPTAGEILVDGVNVREISTPWLRSQVGVVPQQTFLFSGTIADNIRLGRPDATESEILDACKGAHADFVVGLPEGFSTKLGERGSGLSGGEAQRISIARAFVRKPKVLLLDEATSNLDALSEQAVQSALDELMLGRSTLFIAHRLTSAARANHIVMLRRGEIAEQGSFEELMRLDGSFAAMYRVFNQGFQEPELG is encoded by the coding sequence ATGTTCACCTGGCTCGTCAACCGTCTTGATCCACGCATTGCCCGGGAGATCCTTTCCGAGAAGCAATCGGTCATTCGAGGGTTGTTGTGCTCGGCGGCGGTCGCTGGTTTGGGGGGTGCGCTGGCCCTTTTCATCAAGCTGGTGGTGGATGCGGTCTCGAACAAACAACCGTCTCAACTTGTGGCGTTGAGTGGGCTGGTGATTGCCCTCTTCACGATCAAATACGCATTCGCTCGTGCACAGGCTTACTATCTAAACTACGCCTCGAATCGGATTACCACCAACCTGCGCGTCCGGCTGTTTGAGAAACTTCAGCGCCTGCCACTGAGCTACTTCCACGAGAAGCGAACCGGCAGTCTGCAGAGCATCCTCTCGAACGACATCAACGTGTACTCGAATGCGGTCACCACGCTGCGAGATTCGATCGATGGGCCGATCAAGATCGTGTCCGGGCTTGCAACGGCCGCCGTGATGCAGCCGAAGCTTGCAGCGGTCGGGCTCACCGTGCTGCCAGTGCTCGCGTTCGTCATTCAGCGCAATGCACGGAAGATGCGTACCGCGCAAGCAAACGTTCAAGACGACCTGAGCAATCTGTCTGCCATGAGCTTCGAGACGCTCACAGGGACCCGCATCATCAAGGCGTTTGGCGCGGAAGCGACCGTCCAGGAGCGGTTTGGCGGGCTCGTCGAGAAGTCGTTCGAGAGCCAGATGGTGGCGGCCCGGCGCGTGGCTACCTTGAAGCCGATGGTCGAGCTGATCGGCTCCGTCGGAATTGCGCTCGTCGTTTTGGTCTGCGCGTGGTTGCTAAACCGAGGGGAACTGCAGGTCGGAGACTTGGCCGCGTTTCTCTTCGCGCTTGACTACATGAACCAGGGGTTCCGCAACCTGGGATCGCTGAAACAAACGACTTCGCAGATCTCTGCCGCCGCCGACCGGATCTACGCCGAAGTTCTAAATGTGCCCGAGCCGGAACCCGATACGCTCGGCACGCGCACCTTCCCTGAGTTCCAGGGTCGTATCGAGTTTCGTGGGGTCAGTTTTGCCTATCCGGACGCAACTGAGGCGCTGAAGAACGTTTCCTTCACGATTGAACCCGGAAGGTCGCTTGCGCTCGTCGGGCCGAGCGGCGCGGGCAAATCGACGATCGCAGACCTGCTTCTAAGGTTCTACGAACCAACTGCGGGCGAGATACTGGTGGACGGCGTAAACGTGCGCGAGATCTCCACCCCGTGGCTACGCTCGCAAGTCGGAGTCGTTCCGCAGCAGACATTCCTCTTCAGCGGCACCATCGCGGACAACATCCGCCTTGGCAGACCCGACGCTACCGAGAGCGAGATACTCGATGCGTGTAAGGGGGCCCATGCCGACTTCGTGGTCGGTCTCCCCGAGGGGTTCTCGACTAAGCTCGGTGAGCGTGGATCGGGGCTGAGCGGAGGTGAGGCGCAGCGCATTTCCATTGCCCGGGCGTTCGTTCGAAAACCAAAGGTCCTGCTCCTGGATGAAGCGACCAGCAACTTGGACGCTCTCAGCGAACAGGCGGTGCAAAGTGCGCTTGATGAGCTTATGCTGGGCCGTAGCACGCTCTTCATCGCCCACCGACTGACATCGGCCGCGCGGGCGAACCACATCGTGATGCTCCGACGGGGTGAGATCGCCGAGCAGGGAAGCTTCGAAGAGCTGATGCGGCTTGACGGTTCCTTCGCGGCGATGTACCGCGTCTTCAATCAGGGGTTCCAGGAACCCGAACTCGGGTAG
- a CDS encoding N-acetylmuramoyl-L-alanine amidase has translation MEIRLIRPELKSSPRPAGVVLDTIVLHSTAGRERPDNSVANAVSTLRSKGYAYHYLIARDGTIYKGCASMRMCSHAGSSYGPQEQAAGVSMKQYPYNSSNVAKKRVHHFEAGCSVNRYSIGISFVNMNDGSESYTDAQIEACQSLISVLAGALPTIKYVTTHYEVSPKRKSDPFGPGFDLGAIGAEVDLEVWKFPDRARVERP, from the coding sequence ATGGAAATACGTCTGATTCGCCCTGAACTTAAGTCTAGCCCCCGACCTGCAGGGGTCGTCCTCGATACGATCGTGCTGCACTCGACCGCCGGTCGCGAACGTCCCGACAACAGCGTGGCGAACGCAGTGAGCACACTTCGATCCAAGGGTTACGCCTATCATTATCTGATCGCCCGCGACGGAACGATTTACAAAGGGTGCGCATCGATGCGCATGTGCAGTCACGCAGGGAGTAGCTATGGGCCCCAAGAGCAAGCGGCGGGCGTGAGCATGAAGCAATATCCGTACAATTCAAGCAACGTAGCGAAGAAGCGAGTACACCACTTCGAAGCCGGCTGTAGTGTCAATAGATATTCCATCGGAATTAGCTTTGTGAATATGAACGATGGATCAGAAAGTTACACTGATGCACAGATCGAAGCATGCCAGTCCTTGATTTCTGTTCTGGCGGGCGCTCTCCCGACGATAAAATATGTGACTACGCACTACGAGGTCTCCCCCAAGCGAAAGTCCGATCCGTTTGGTCCTGGATTCGACCTGGGCGCGATTGGTGCGGAGGTGGATTTGGAGGTGTGGAAGTTCCCAGATCGTGCACGGGTGGAGCGACCCTAA
- a CDS encoding stage II sporulation protein M, producing the protein MSELRELISLYRSTSVDLARAQTESHNLTLINDLNAIVGRAYAVIYRAPTQRLSDTVRAMLTAAARSTRKLKWFILATLIPFFLGIVVSSVTLTVRPDLRHHLVSAQEESLFDHWAKAEFEAPEGMEQTEMWMFYASHNPMVLLLNVSSGLGSGGILSTAMVYRMGIQLGALSHKMQEVDKLPFLITSLMPHGASELNGLFVGAGAGLALGWAWLVPGRRSRTMAVRETGKHALVVALQAFIMMLIAAPFEGFFSFSPQFPQWLKGMVGVFVLAAWLLFWTFYARDPELESGTNK; encoded by the coding sequence GTGTCCGAGCTTCGAGAACTCATCAGCCTGTACCGCTCCACCAGTGTGGACCTTGCCCGTGCGCAGACTGAGTCCCATAACCTCACGCTCATAAACGATTTGAACGCGATCGTTGGGCGGGCGTACGCGGTGATCTACCGCGCGCCAACTCAACGCCTCTCGGACACAGTGCGAGCCATGCTCACGGCAGCGGCACGATCAACCCGCAAGCTCAAGTGGTTCATCTTGGCGACGCTGATCCCTTTCTTCCTCGGGATCGTTGTTTCGAGCGTGACCCTGACCGTGCGCCCGGATCTGCGCCATCACTTGGTGTCGGCCCAGGAAGAATCGCTCTTCGATCACTGGGCAAAGGCTGAGTTCGAGGCACCCGAAGGGATGGAGCAGACCGAGATGTGGATGTTCTATGCCTCGCACAACCCCATGGTGTTGCTGCTCAACGTCAGCAGCGGGCTCGGGAGCGGAGGCATTCTCTCGACCGCCATGGTGTACCGGATGGGAATCCAGCTTGGGGCGCTCAGCCACAAGATGCAGGAAGTGGACAAGCTCCCGTTCCTCATCACCTCGCTCATGCCCCATGGAGCAAGCGAACTCAACGGCCTCTTCGTCGGTGCGGGCGCGGGCTTGGCGCTTGGGTGGGCATGGCTTGTACCCGGACGCCGATCACGGACCATGGCGGTGCGCGAAACCGGCAAGCACGCCTTGGTCGTGGCGCTCCAGGCCTTCATCATGATGCTCATCGCCGCGCCATTCGAAGGCTTCTTCAGCTTCAGCCCCCAGTTCCCACAGTGGTTAAAGGGCATGGTCGGCGTTTTCGTGCTCGCCGCGTGGCTCCTGTTCTGGACGTTCTACGCGCGCGACCCAGAACTCGAGTCCGGCACGAATAAGTAA
- a CDS encoding carbohydrate ABC transporter permease — protein MSLVGRVGRRSFRARFALSVLYVCLSLGAATTLFPFLLMISTGLKGPTDQNDNKLVPAYFGTMGLDQTNWTKPDTSLLGKYLDDKYQGDPSAIQSTRIGAKASSETVRAYEEFLAKLPEDLWMAGFRQAGGQVTSKVTMRYQSWVRDRYKDIQTLNEAYTEENLAFNTVPPPGELLDRRAWVVSDGVKYRDYVEFKRSLPVEYRIPVRPTRIWQQFMSGKFEGQFARVPAAERGIATKFEELQLPKSGALLAEFVATRMPPKLLKDNAETRWAALGLGEMPIDAYERGFVAANASALKNEFAGRNFRYVIDYVLLNGRAVLNTVLFCAFVILAQLTVNPLAAYAISRYPVRATSKILIFLLATMAFPAEVAMIPSFLMLKQFGMLNTFWALVLPTAASGYMIYLLKGFFDSLPQELFESGQIDGAKELTMLWKIALPLSRPVLGYLALLAFMHAYGAFIFAFLIAQDRKMWTLMVSMYQLQLVAPKAVVMAGLTLTALPTLIVFLLAQRVIMRGIVLPGER, from the coding sequence ATGTCGCTGGTCGGCCGGGTGGGACGGAGGAGCTTTCGGGCGCGGTTTGCGCTGTCCGTGCTTTACGTGTGCCTGTCCCTGGGTGCGGCGACGACCCTGTTTCCGTTCTTGTTGATGATCTCCACAGGTCTCAAAGGGCCGACGGACCAGAACGACAACAAGCTTGTCCCCGCTTACTTCGGCACGATGGGGCTGGACCAGACCAATTGGACCAAGCCAGATACTTCGCTGCTGGGGAAGTACCTGGACGACAAGTATCAGGGCGATCCCAGTGCGATTCAATCGACCCGCATCGGAGCGAAGGCCAGCTCGGAGACGGTGCGTGCGTATGAAGAGTTCCTCGCCAAACTCCCTGAAGATTTGTGGATGGCAGGGTTTCGCCAAGCGGGTGGACAAGTCACGAGCAAGGTGACGATGCGCTACCAGTCTTGGGTGCGAGACCGCTACAAGGACATCCAAACGTTGAACGAGGCATACACCGAGGAGAATCTGGCGTTCAACACGGTGCCGCCTCCCGGTGAACTTTTGGACCGCCGGGCGTGGGTCGTTTCGGACGGCGTGAAGTACCGAGACTACGTGGAATTCAAGCGGTCGCTGCCCGTGGAGTATCGGATCCCGGTGCGGCCGACGCGCATTTGGCAGCAGTTCATGAGCGGCAAGTTCGAGGGACAGTTTGCGCGTGTGCCTGCCGCCGAGCGGGGAATCGCAACGAAGTTCGAAGAGCTTCAGCTCCCCAAGAGTGGCGCGCTGCTCGCTGAGTTTGTCGCGACCCGCATGCCTCCGAAGCTGCTGAAGGATAACGCCGAGACACGCTGGGCTGCGCTGGGGTTGGGGGAAATGCCGATTGACGCGTACGAGCGCGGGTTTGTGGCTGCCAATGCATCGGCGCTGAAGAACGAGTTTGCTGGTCGGAACTTCCGCTACGTCATCGACTACGTCCTGCTCAATGGGCGGGCGGTTCTGAACACAGTTCTGTTCTGCGCCTTTGTGATCTTGGCGCAGCTGACGGTGAATCCCCTCGCGGCCTACGCGATCTCACGCTATCCGGTCCGCGCGACCTCGAAGATTCTCATCTTCTTACTCGCCACAATGGCGTTCCCTGCCGAAGTCGCGATGATTCCGTCGTTCCTGATGCTCAAGCAGTTCGGGATGCTCAACACGTTTTGGGCGCTCGTCTTGCCGACGGCAGCGTCGGGGTACATGATCTACCTCTTGAAGGGGTTCTTTGACTCGCTCCCGCAGGAGCTCTTCGAGAGTGGCCAGATCGACGGCGCGAAGGAACTGACAATGTTGTGGAAGATCGCGCTACCACTGTCGCGACCGGTACTCGGCTACCTCGCGTTGCTCGCCTTCATGCACGCATATGGTGCCTTTATCTTCGCATTCTTGATCGCTCAGGATCGCAAGATGTGGACACTGATGGTCTCGATGTATCAACTCCAGCTCGTCGCGCCCAAAGCCGTCGTGATGGCAGGTTTGACGTTGACTGCGTTGCCCACACTGATTGTTTTCCTTCTGGCCCAACGGGTGATCATGCGCGGCATTGTCCTCCCCGGCGAGCGCTGA